Proteins encoded in a region of the Podarcis muralis chromosome 2, rPodMur119.hap1.1, whole genome shotgun sequence genome:
- the LOC144325841 gene encoding olfactory receptor 2AK2-like — protein MSYDRYVAICRPLQYPVLMRRKICNIMSVAVWFGSSVQAFTSSLYVLPLPYCKSNVIRHYMCDYPALVQLSCSDNLAYDITAYFGNSMFLVIPISVILASYIAILLQVFGARSSGRSHKALGTCLSHLCVVGIFYVTAILTYMTPATSYSAQRAMINTLFFTIVPAMMNPFIYSLRNRDVLAALRKLFARCALCQ, from the coding sequence ATGTCATATGACAGGTATGTGGCTATCTGCAGACCACTGCAATATCCGGTTCTCATGAGGAGGAAAATTTGCAACATCATGTCAGTTGCTGTCTGGTTTGGGTCTTCTGTGCAGGCCTTCACTAGTTCCCTTTATGTACTGCCCCTTCCCTACTGCAAGTCCAATGTGATCAGACACTACATGTGCGATTACCCAGCCCTTGTCCAGTTGTCCTGTTCTGACAACTTGGCATATGATATAACAGCATACTTTGGTAATTCCATGTTCCTTGTCATCCCCATCTCAGTCATCCTGGCTTCCTACATAGCCATCCTACTTCAAGTCTTCGGAGCACGATCCTCTGGAAGAAGCCACAAGGCCTTGGGGACCTGCTTGTCCCATCTGTGTGTGGTGGGGATCTTCTACGTTACAGCCATTTTGACGTACATGACACCTGCCACTTCCTATTCAGCACAAAGGGCCATGATAAACACTTTGTTTTTTACCATTGTGCCTGCCATGATGAACCCTTTCATATACAGCCTGAGGAACCGGGACGTCTTAGCAGCACTGAGAAAGCTCTTTGCAAGATGTGCACTGTGTCAATGA
- the LOC144326742 gene encoding olfactory receptor 2AK2-like, whose amino-acid sequence MGEGNMSWTVFLLVGLQHQRSPMVFLGVIFFMFIVALIGNSLLLFLIKTDSGLQTPMYFFLSQLAFMDLCQVLCIVPKMMVDFVTQSYSISLYGCFVQISVTMLMGGAECFILATMSYDRYVAICRPLQYPVLMKSKICNIMSVAAWFWSSVQALICSLYVLSIPYCKSNVIRHYMCDYPALVQLSCSDNFAFDITEYVGSFVIFFIPISIILASYIAILLQVLRARFSGSSHKALGTCLSHLCVVGIFYVTAILTYMTPAASYSAERAMINAVFCTIVPAMMNPFIYSLRNRDVLAALRKLFARCTMCQ is encoded by the coding sequence ATGGGAGAAGGGAATATGTCATGGACTGTGTTCCTTCTGGTTGGACTTCAGCATCAAAGGTCACCTATGGTTTTCCTTGGTGTGATCTTCTTCATGTTCATAGTAGCTCTGATAGGGAACAGCCTCCTTCTTTTTCTGATCAAGACAGACTCTGGTCTGCAGACCCCAATGTATTTTTTCCTCAGCCAACTAGCCTTCATGGACCTCTGCCAGGTTCTCTGCATTGTTCCCAAAATGATGGTGGATTTTGTAACCCAGAGCTACAGCATTTCACTCTATGGATGTTTTGTACAGATTTCTGTCACAATGCTCATGGGAGGGGCAGAGTGTTTCATCCTGGCGACCATGTCATATGACAGGTATGTGGCTATCTGCAGGCCGCTGCAATATCCGGTTCTCATGAAGAGCAAAATCTGCAACATCATGTCAGTTGCTGCCTGGTTTTGGTCCTCTGTGCAGGCCTTGATCTGTTCCCTTTACGTACTGTCTATTCCCTACTGCAAGTCCAATGTGATCAGACACTACATGTGTGATTACCCAGCCCTTGTTCAGTTGTCCTGCTCTGACAATTTTGCATTTGATATAACAGAATACGTTGGTAGTTTCGTGATCTTTTTCATCCCCATCTCAATCATCCTGGCTTCCTACATAGCCATCCTACTTCAAGTTCTCAGAGCACGTTTCTCTGGAAGTAGCCACAAGGCCTTGGGGACCTGCTTGTCCCATCTGTGTGTGGTGGGGATCTTCTACGTTACGGCTATTTTGACGTACATGACACCTGCCGCTTCCTATTCAGCAGAAAGGGCCATGATAAACGCTGTGTTTTGTACCATTGTGCCTGCCATGATGAACCCTTTCATATACAGCCTGAGGAACCGGGACGTCTTAGCAGCACTGAGAAAGCTCTTTGCAAGATGCACAATGTGTCAatga